The Cyanobacterium sp. HL-69 genome segment TATACTCAAAATCTTGATAGGCATTGACACGCTCATCAACTTCATCATCGGTATATTGTAATAAAACTGTAGTCGCAAAGTCCTTATTGATAGTTTTATCATCATCTATGCCATCAAAAACCTCATAAAAATAAAAAGCATCACCTATGATGACATAAGTCTTGGGAATAACATCAACAATCAAATACTCTGCTTCATTACAACTTTCATTAAGTTTGGGTGCTTTGTAAGTTCGTTTCCAGAGTTTTAGTAATCCTTTCAGAGTGTAGGAAGGAGAACAAGCGGATATTTGATCAAGATCATAGTCATAAAGGCTGGTATAGTCTCCCTCTACTAAATCATAAGCTATTTGCTCATGAAATTTGATTGCTTCTTGATCATCTAATAAGTCAATAAGTTGATACAAATAATCAGGAAATTTAATAACCTCATCCTCTATTTCTGGATTATATTCTAAGTTATTGGCTTTTTTTTGAGCGTTAAGTTGTTGACAATAGGCAATACATTTTTCCTCGTCTCCGTCTTCTTGTGCTTGTATATAGGCTTTTGAACGTTCAATGGCTTTTTCGGCTGTAATCATGATATTTTGTCAATAGTTTGGTTAGTATATTTATGCAGTATTGATTTAGTTATTTGTTGAAAAATTAGTTAAACATTTTCATCGATGCCGAAATGTTTATATAATTTCTCCCGTGTTTCCTGATGACGTAAACGACAACAGGTATGCTGAATCGCAAACATTCCTTTTTCCCAATAGGCTTCATTTTTCGGTAATGTTTTTAGCCATTTTACTTTGACAAAATATTCGCACAAATCCAAATCATCAAACTCATGATCTATGTTTTTTGATTTGAGGGGGGCTTCCCAAATAGGTACTTTTTCCCCATTAATTTCTATGGCAAAATCTTTGACGGGGACAACGGTTTTTTCGACAATTCCCACACCTACATAACCACTACCACAATAATTAACAAAGATTCGATCCCCTTCAGATAAATTTTTGAGAGTTTGACTATACCATTTACCATCACCACCAGAGATAAAACCGTATTCTTGCCAATCTTCCCAAATGCGATCGCCCTCGCTAAAATTAACATAAAAATCTGGACTTTCTATTAAGTCTTTCTTTTTCGTTTTTGTTTTTTTTTGTTCAGATGTAGGAATAATTGATTGTTCTAAATTCCAAAGATTGAGCAACATTTCTAAATATTCTTGTTGATTATATTCAACTATTTGCTCATTCCATTTATTTTGATAAATTAGTTGCGTTGTAAGAGGGAAAATTGTAACTTTCCCCGTATCTTCTTTTTCTTTTTTTTTCTTGTCTTTATATAAATCTTTTTTTTCCTCATCATCATTTTCTTTGAGTCCGAAATACTTAGTTTTTTTCACTTTAAAATCATAATTTTGAGCTTCGGAATTTTTCTTACGAGAAAGTAAAACTAAATTACCCAAACGATGTACCCAGTTTTCCCTTGCTTCATCTTGCCAAATTTGACACCATTCACTATCAGGTTTCGGATTTTGCGGTAAAACGTGTTCAATGGTAACTACCTTTTCATCAAAACTAGGGCTTAAACCGCCTTCGGCAAGAGCAGAATCTAATCTTTTTAACACATATAAACGGCTACGGGTTTGTAGATATAAATCACCATCAAGAATCTGAATAATTTGATTTTGTTCTTCCCCAGACAATAATTCTTTAGTAAGTGCGATCGCCTTTTCTGCCCCTTCATCAATAGCATCTAAAACCTTTGCATATCTTCTACCTCTTTCATTAATGTCTGCCCGAAGAATCATTAAACCTGCCGCTAATCTTTCTAAATTAACGAAGAAATTTTTGATCTCAAATGTGTTGTTATGATGTTTAACTAAAAAATAAATTGCAGGGGGTAACCAATCAGAATTATCTATCAAATTTAACCATCCAAAAAGGCGATTAACTTGTTTTTCTTCTTCTTCATTATCACAACTAAACCTTTGATCTCTAATAACTTCAAATTTATCAGAACAAGGTTTTAAAACTTTATCAATAAACTCAGTAGGATTTTCTTGGGGTTTAATTCTTTTACGATATTCCGTTAATAAACCGAGTTTTTGTTTTTCCCTTAATTTAATGCGATGAATATGGGAGAATAAGCCTTCAAAATCTTTTCTGCCTAAATCGCTCTCTTCTTTATCCCAAATTTGAGTATATTTTTCTTTGTTGTTTTTTCCTTCAATATTTCCAATAATCTCTGATTTTAAAACATCATTTAACTGTAAATCTAAACCACGACTATTAATTGTGGAAAAAATACGATATGCTGTTTCAAAAGAATCAGTAGAAACTACCACTAAATAACATTTATTTAAAAGATTTATATATAAGTGTAATATCCATTGTTCTATTGATAAATTATCAGGACATCTTTCTTTTAATTCTTTAATTAAAATAATAGTATTATCTCTCAATAGTTTTTCACTATCCGTTTGTAAACCAGCATCTTTTGTTAATAATTCTTCTAACTTTTTATCATCACGAATATACTTTGCAAAAAAATCATTATCCTGAGATCTCAACTGTAAACCATATTCTATTATTGCTCCAGTAATATCTTCTCCTTCCAATAACTGACTAATTTTAGAGCGAGTTTTATGATTTTCAGGCAGTAAATGACGAAAAACCGACAATAAAAGAGTTAAAGTGGTTAAACGTTGTTGACCATCAATTACTTCTGCATTGGGTTTACCATCTTCTTTAATTAAGATAATACTACCGAAAAAATAATCAGGATGATCTTGGTCTAGTGGGTAAGGGAAAGCATCAATTAAATCATCAATTAATTCTAAAACTTGATCTTTTGTCCACGCATAAGGGCGCTGATAAGATGGAATCGTAAACTGATAATTAGTTAAATTAAAAATTTTGTTGAGTTGTTCTTCTGTTGCTTTGATAGTCATATTTTTATGTATTAATAATTAAGATATTAGAATTATTCACTGATTATTTTTTTATTGATAATGCTCAGTACAGGACAAAAAAACAAGGAAAGGGGTTGCAATAAAAGAAGGTAGGAGGTTTGATAGAAATTAACAAAAAATCAAACAAATCCTCCTATGAATCAGGTTAACTTACTTCGTGATAGTTTGAAAAAACATTTACCATGGCACTGTTTCTTTATGGACGATTACGGCGTTTTTGATAATTTTGATATTGGGCATTTTTACGCATAGATTGACGATTACCTTCTTCCAAATCTTGCAATAAATTATCCATTTCAGCCATTTCAGGTGCCATCATCTCAAGGGATATACCAGAGTACATTATCTCTTGCTTTGCCATCTGTAAACGTTGTCTTGAGCCTTCCATATCACCGCTATCAAGACTTTTTATAGCCTCCTCCTTAGCTCGACTAGCCATTAACTGAGCAACTTTTGCCTTTACTTCTTCGTTAAAAGGATAGTTATTCAACTGGGTAGAATTAACCACAGGTAACTCTAACTGGTGGTGAAATACCTTTCTTGATTGGGTTTCATTATCATCATAGGCAAGACGTAATTTAAGCAGAGGCACTGATTTGGACATGGCAGGGATTTTTAATCGTAACACTACATCAATATGGTTTCCTGCTATTAAATTGGGTAATTTATAACGACCAAATTCTGTTTTCTCAAAATCATTAAATACATCTACCAATTCCACAGAAGAAAGGGCTTTAATTCCTAAACTCACCTTTTGCCCGATGGTTGCCATAATGCCCTGTAATTCAGCACTAAAGATACTTGGTAACTGGTCTGGGTTTTGGATATAGTAATAGTTACCATCCCCAGAAAGAGCCATTCCCTGCATCAAATCCTCATTAAAATCATCACCGATACCCATGGTTGTGGTGCTAACTCCCCGTTGACTTAAGCCATGAACGCTATTACCAATAACATCAGGATTAGTTTCCCCTATATTGGCTAAACCATCGGATAACAAGATAACTCGATTCAAATACTCAGGTTGTAGATGTTGACTAACTTGGGTTGCACCCTCTAACCAACCATCATATAAAGCTGTCATACCATCAGGCTGGATTTTTTCGATGCGCTTGATGATATTAGATTTATCCGTAACTATCTGGGAGGGGATAATTACTTCTACTTCATCATCATAGATAGTAACGCTGAGGCGATCGCCCTGTACTGTTTCAACATCGCCCTTAGACAACTGCTGTACAGCATAAATGGCAGCTTGACGGGCATACTCCATTTTATCACCGTGCATCGACCCAGAGCGATCTATTACCAATCCTAAATTAAGGGGAGGACGTTGTTGATTCGTTTTAATTTCAGGCACTGTTATCCTGACAACCACATCAAGATTCGTAACCTTATCAGAAGAAATAGCA includes the following:
- the yfbK-3 gene encoding Ca-activated chloride channel-like protein produces the protein MSNVKPQVQFICLRDAISSDKVTNLDVVVRITVPEIKTNQQRPPLNLGLVIDRSGSMHGDKMEYARQAAIYAVQQLSKGDVETVQGDRLSVTIYDDEVEVIIPSQIVTDKSNIIKRIEKIQPDGMTALYDGWLEGATQVSQHLQPEYLNRVILLSDGLANIGETNPDVIGNSVHGLSQRGVSTTTMGIGDDFNEDLMQGMALSGDGNYYYIQNPDQLPSIFSAELQGIMATIGQKVSLGIKALSSVELVDVFNDFEKTEFGRYKLPNLIAGNHIDVVLRLKIPAMSKSVPLLKLRLAYDDNETQSRKVFHHQLELPVVNSTQLNNYPFNEEVKAKVAQLMASRAKEEAIKSLDSGDMEGSRQRLQMAKQEIMYSGISLEMMAPEMAEMDNLLQDLEEGNRQSMRKNAQYQNYQKRRNRP